DNA sequence from the Streptomyces sp. CA-210063 genome:
ACCATCCCGACGTCACCGCGACCGTCTGTCTGGCCCTCGTCGAACCGGACAGCGGGCGTGTACGGGTCGCCAACGCGGGCCATATCCCGCCGCTGATCGTCCGTGAGTCCGGCGAGGCCGAGTATGTGAAGGCCGCCGGGCCGCTCCTCGGGCTCGGCCTCGAACGGCCCGAGCCCACGGAGGTGGTGCTGTGGCCGACCGATCGGCTCCTCATGGTCACGGACGGGCTCGTCGAGACCCGGGGCATCGATCTCTCGCTCTCCCTGGAGCAACTGCGGGCCGCCGCGGCGGACGCTCCGGCCGGGACGGTCGCGTTGTGCGACACGTTGCTGCACTGCTTCGGGCGGGACCGGGAGGACGACATCGCCATGCTGGCGTTGCGTCTGCGGTTAGGGTGACCTCATGCCGCAGATCACTGTTGACTACTCCGCCGTACTCTCCGAGGGCTTCGACCGGCCCGCCTTCGCCAAGGCCCTGCACGAAGAGGTCGTACGCACCGCCGCCGCCAAGCCGGAGGCCTGCAAGACGCAGTTCCGGGCGACCGAGGACACGACGGTCGGGCCGGACACGGACGGCCACGGGATCGTGCATGTCACGCTCGGGCTGCTCGCGGGGCGGACCGACGAGACCAAGGTGACGTTGACGGAGAACGTGCTGGGGTTGCTTCGGGAGTATGTGAAGCCTTCGGCGGGGCTGGCGTTTCATGCGTCGGCGGAGGTGCGGGACCTTGATCCTTCGTACCGGAAGTTCGAGATCTAGGCGCCGTCGGGGCTGCTGAGGGGGTCGGCTGCGGGAGCGTCGTGGTTGTTCGCGCCCACGCGGCGGAGCCGCAAATCGACTCAGCCCCGCGCCCTTAGAGGCCGTGCCCCAAAGTTACTAGGCGCCCCGCCAGGTCGCTGAACGGGCCGTCCTTCGGCTCGGCGGCGAGCATTGTGCGGACCAGGGCCGCCATTTCTTCGTCCTGGGCCGCGCTCACCGCCGCCAGGGCCGCGAAGTCGTGGACGAGTTGGATCTCCAACTCGTCCCTCGGGACGCGTCGGCCGTCCAGCCAGATCAGGGCCGTCGACTCGGCCAGGGAGATCCAGGAGCGGATGACGAGTTCGAGGCGGGCTGGTGGGGTCTCGACGTCCAGGTGCGACAGGATTTGGACATAGGCGGCCTGGCGCACGCCGTCGATGAGGGCGTTGGCGCGAGACGATCCGACGGCGGGGCCGCCGCGCATCAGGGCGGAGAAACCGGGGCCGTGTTCGTCGACGAAATCGAAGAAGCGGTGCATCACACGGAGCAGGCGGGCACCGAGCGGCCCCTCGTGGGGTTCCACGAAACGGTCGGCGAGATCGTCGGAGGCACGCTTCAACGCGGCCTCGTACAGGCTGAGTTTGCCCGGGAAGTAGTGGTAGACGAGCGGGCGTGAGATGCCCGCCGCCGACGCGATCTCATCGATGGAGACCTCGTCGGGAGAGCGCCGGCTGAACACTTCGAGAGCGACCCCGATCAACTGCTGCCGCCGCTCCTCCACACCCATCCTGCGGCGCTCACCGGTTCTCATGCGAACACCTTACCGATTGATTCCAGCCTGTCAGGGGCTGGATCGCGGGTAGGTGTTCGATCACTGGGCCGACTGAAGCCCCTCGATCTCCCGGCCGTTCGCCAGCGTGCCCTTCAACTCCGCCTGGGCGCCCTCTTCGGCCGGTACGGCGAGGAGGTTGCCCGGCGCCGAGCCGCTCGCCCCGCCGGTCAGTTCGACGGACACGGTGTCCTTGCTGCCGGCGGCGAGCAGGTACGAGTCGCCGGTCGCGGACTTCCAGGGGCCGGCGGCGAGCACATGAGGGTCGGCGGGGCCGCAGGCGGGGACCTCGTCGGCGGCCCCCGTGATGTACGCGCCGGCCGCGGTGCTGAACTGGGTCAGTGTCCGCGTACCCGCGCCCCGCCAGGTCTCGGTGCGGGTGCACACCCAGTCGGCGTCGCCGCTGCCGTCGGGCAGTGGCTGGCGGGCGAACTGCCAGGCGTTCACGGTCCGCACACCCTGCGACCGTACGGCGGCCAGGGAGCAGGCGAAGGGCGCCCAGGTCGTCGGGGAGGCCGACGCGTCACGGCCGGGCGCGGCCTGTGGGCGGCCGACCGTGAGGTGCGCGAGGGTCACCTCGGACAGGTCGGTCAGCAGCCGTGTACCTCCCCACGCGTCGGTCAGCTGCAGGACGTCCCACGACCGGCACTCCCCG
Encoded proteins:
- a CDS encoding 5-carboxymethyl-2-hydroxymuconate Delta-isomerase — translated: MPQITVDYSAVLSEGFDRPAFAKALHEEVVRTAAAKPEACKTQFRATEDTTVGPDTDGHGIVHVTLGLLAGRTDETKVTLTENVLGLLREYVKPSAGLAFHASAEVRDLDPSYRKFEI
- a CDS encoding TetR/AcrR family transcriptional regulator; the encoded protein is MRTGERRRMGVEERRQQLIGVALEVFSRRSPDEVSIDEIASAAGISRPLVYHYFPGKLSLYEAALKRASDDLADRFVEPHEGPLGARLLRVMHRFFDFVDEHGPGFSALMRGGPAVGSSRANALIDGVRQAAYVQILSHLDVETPPARLELVIRSWISLAESTALIWLDGRRVPRDELEIQLVHDFAALAAVSAAQDEEMAALVRTMLAAEPKDGPFSDLAGRLVTLGHGL